Below is a genomic region from Desulfobacteraceae bacterium.
GGCACCGCCCTGCGGGAGGCCAGCAGCCAGGAGCGCGGTGTGCCGCCGGGATCCTCGTAACGCACCTCGAAGAGGTTGAGCCAGCGGGTCTCGGAAATTTTCAGGTGCTGACGGATTTTCATGGCGACTCCGGTTCCGGGGAGCGCGGTGCGCAAACCCCGCTGCCGCTGAATTTTAAACTAGCGAAGGTGCCGCTCTTTTATCGGCTGTGGCGGCCGCTTTCCTTAGCTGCCGGCGGCCTGGGGATCTGCGTGACCCTGTCCCTCCCCGGCGCAGTGCCCCGAATCGGCTTTGGGGGTGATGGCGCTTACCGGGCAGACGGCGGCGCAGGCCAGGCACCCCTCGCAGGTGAATTCCTGGCCATCGGCGGAAAGTCCCTGGGCGCTGATGACGGTCTGGATGCCGCGCCGGGCGAAGGTCAGCAGCGAACTGCCGTTGCGCTCCTGGCAGGCCCGCAAACATTTGCCGCACAGGACGCAGCGGGCCGGGTGAAGGTCGAAACAGGGAGGCGAGGTGTCGATCTCCAACTCCCGCGGGACCCTTTCCAGGGGTTTGGGCTTCAAACCCATCTGAAGGTGCCGCGCCACCTGCTGGAGGGCGCAGCGCTTGTGGGCCGGGCAATCGGCGGTGATCTGATGGGCGGAGACGAGCAGGCGGAAGGCCGACTGCTGCAGCCGGCGGACCGGCGCGGTGGCGGTGTGCACCACCATCCCGTCGGTGACCGCGACCGTGCAGGCGGTGACCGGCGCCGGTTGGCCCTGGATCTCCACGAAGCACAGGCGGCAGCCCGCAAACGGTTCGGGACTTTCGGCCATGTAGCAAAGGTTGGGGATATAGATGCCGGCCGCCAGACACGTCGCCAGCAGGTTGCTACCCTCGGCAACCTCCAGGGGGGTGCCGTCCACCTCGATTCGAATCATCGTCGCAGGTCCTGTCAGTCGTCCTGGGGGGGGCGCGCGATCACCGGCGCCAGCCCCGGCGGGGAAACTTTCCTGACCGCGTCGTACTCGGGCGGGCAGGCCACCAGACACTCACCGCATTTCACGCACTTTTCCTGGTCGATGGCGCGT
It encodes:
- a CDS encoding (2Fe-2S)-binding protein; the protein is MIRIEVDGTPLEVAEGSNLLATCLAAGIYIPNLCYMAESPEPFAGCRLCFVEIQGQPAPVTACTVAVTDGMVVHTATAPVRRLQQSAFRLLVSAHQITADCPAHKRCALQQVARHLQMGLKPKPLERVPRELEIDTSPPCFDLHPARCVLCGKCLRACQERNGSSLLTFARRGIQTVISAQGLSADGQEFTCEGCLACAAVCPVSAITPKADSGHCAGEGQGHADPQAAGS